In Rattus norvegicus strain BN/NHsdMcwi chromosome 1, GRCr8, whole genome shotgun sequence, a genomic segment contains:
- the Sirt2 gene encoding NAD-dependent protein deacetylase sirtuin-2 isoform 1 (isoform 1 is encoded by transcript variant 1), with the protein MAEPDPSDPLENQAGKVQEAQDSDSDTEGGATGGEAEMDFLRNLFTQTLGLGSQKERLLDELTLEGVTRYMQSERCRRVICLVGAGISTSAGIPDFRSPSTGLYANLEKYHLPYPEAIFEISYFKKHPEPFFALAKELYPGQFKPTICHYFIRLLKEKGLLLRCYTQNIDTLERVAGLEPQDLVEAHGTFYTSHCVNTSCGKEYTMSWMKEKIFSEATPKCEKCQNVVKPDIVFFGENLPPRFFSCMQSDFSKVDLLIIMGTSLQVQPFASLISKAPLATPRLLINKEKTGQTDPFLGMMMGLGGGMDFDSKKAYRDVAWLGDCDQGCLALADLLGWKKELEDLVRREHANIDAQSGSQASNPSATVSPRKSPPPAKEAARTKEKEEH; encoded by the exons gATTCAGACTCGGACACTGAGGGAGGAGCCACTGGCGGAGAGGCAGAGA TGGACTTCCTACGGAATTTATTCACCCAGACCCTGGGCCTGGGTTCCCAGAAGGAGCGTCTGCTGGACGAGCTGACCCTTGAAGGAGTGACACGCTACATGCAGAGCGAGCGCT GTCGCAGGGTCATCTGTTTGGTGGGAGCTGGAATCTCCACAT CCGCAGGAATCCCTGACTTCCGCTCCCCATCCACTGGCCTCTATGCAAACTTGGAGAAATACCACCTTCCATACCCAGAGGCCATCTTTGAGATCAGCTACTTCAAG AAACATCCAGAACCCTTCTTTGCCCTTGCTAAGGAGCTCTATCCTGGGCAGTTCAAG CCGACCATCTGCCACTACTTCATCCGCCTGCTGAAGGAGAAGGGGCTGCTGCTGCGCTGCTACACGCAG aaTATTGACACTCTGGAACGAGTGGCAGGGCTGGAGCCCCAGGACCTGGTGGAGGCCCACGGCACCTTCTACACATCACACTGTGTCAACACCTCCTGTGGAAAAGAGTACACGATGAGCTGGATGAAAG AGAAGATCTTCTCAGAAGCAACTCCCAAGTGTGAGAAGTGTCAGAATGTGGTAAAGCCCG ATATCGTGTTTTTCGGTGAGAACCTCCCACCGCGCTTCTTCTCCTGCATGCAGTCA GACTTCTCAAAGGTGGACCTCCTCATCATCATGGGCACCTCCCTGCAGGTGCAGCCCTTCGCCTCCCTCATCAGCAA GGCACCACTAGCCACCCCACGACTGCTCATTAACAAGGAGAAGACAGGCCAG ACGGATCCCTTCCTGGGCATGATGATGGGCTTGGGAGGCGGCATGGATTTTGACTCCAAGAAGGCTTACAG GGACGTGGCCTGGCTGGGTGACTGTGACCAAGGCTGCCTGGCTCTCGCTGACCTCCTGGGATGGAAG AAGGAGCTGGAAGACCTTGTCCGGAGGGAGCATGCCAACATAGATGCCCAGTCAGGGTCACAGGCCTCCAACCCCAGCGCTACCGTCTCCCCTAGAAAGTCCCCACCTCCTGCCAAGGAGGCGGCCAGGaccaaagagaaagaggaacactag
- the Sirt2 gene encoding NAD-dependent protein deacetylase sirtuin-2 isoform 2 (isoform 2 is encoded by transcript variant 2): MDFLRNLFTQTLGLGSQKERLLDELTLEGVTRYMQSERCRRVICLVGAGISTSAGIPDFRSPSTGLYANLEKYHLPYPEAIFEISYFKKHPEPFFALAKELYPGQFKPTICHYFIRLLKEKGLLLRCYTQNIDTLERVAGLEPQDLVEAHGTFYTSHCVNTSCGKEYTMSWMKEKIFSEATPKCEKCQNVVKPDIVFFGENLPPRFFSCMQSDFSKVDLLIIMGTSLQVQPFASLISKAPLATPRLLINKEKTGQTDPFLGMMMGLGGGMDFDSKKAYRDVAWLGDCDQGCLALADLLGWKKELEDLVRREHANIDAQSGSQASNPSATVSPRKSPPPAKEAARTKEKEEH, from the exons A TGGACTTCCTACGGAATTTATTCACCCAGACCCTGGGCCTGGGTTCCCAGAAGGAGCGTCTGCTGGACGAGCTGACCCTTGAAGGAGTGACACGCTACATGCAGAGCGAGCGCT GTCGCAGGGTCATCTGTTTGGTGGGAGCTGGAATCTCCACAT CCGCAGGAATCCCTGACTTCCGCTCCCCATCCACTGGCCTCTATGCAAACTTGGAGAAATACCACCTTCCATACCCAGAGGCCATCTTTGAGATCAGCTACTTCAAG AAACATCCAGAACCCTTCTTTGCCCTTGCTAAGGAGCTCTATCCTGGGCAGTTCAAG CCGACCATCTGCCACTACTTCATCCGCCTGCTGAAGGAGAAGGGGCTGCTGCTGCGCTGCTACACGCAG aaTATTGACACTCTGGAACGAGTGGCAGGGCTGGAGCCCCAGGACCTGGTGGAGGCCCACGGCACCTTCTACACATCACACTGTGTCAACACCTCCTGTGGAAAAGAGTACACGATGAGCTGGATGAAAG AGAAGATCTTCTCAGAAGCAACTCCCAAGTGTGAGAAGTGTCAGAATGTGGTAAAGCCCG ATATCGTGTTTTTCGGTGAGAACCTCCCACCGCGCTTCTTCTCCTGCATGCAGTCA GACTTCTCAAAGGTGGACCTCCTCATCATCATGGGCACCTCCCTGCAGGTGCAGCCCTTCGCCTCCCTCATCAGCAA GGCACCACTAGCCACCCCACGACTGCTCATTAACAAGGAGAAGACAGGCCAG ACGGATCCCTTCCTGGGCATGATGATGGGCTTGGGAGGCGGCATGGATTTTGACTCCAAGAAGGCTTACAG GGACGTGGCCTGGCTGGGTGACTGTGACCAAGGCTGCCTGGCTCTCGCTGACCTCCTGGGATGGAAG AAGGAGCTGGAAGACCTTGTCCGGAGGGAGCATGCCAACATAGATGCCCAGTCAGGGTCACAGGCCTCCAACCCCAGCGCTACCGTCTCCCCTAGAAAGTCCCCACCTCCTGCCAAGGAGGCGGCCAGGaccaaagagaaagaggaacactag
- the Rinl gene encoding ras and Rab interactor-like protein isoform X5 yields MAAGAKRCPWRGSLVTFHPDCRPDRGPLLQSGSLKNDPLEREEGDFKCPSPASSPASLASSLENTFTSCCSGSPRNSSCPSWSSLESCLPPCQRPKHGSLVPGSMRLAQPDMVSAATTEEARLSWPLAEGADKSPLRVLSTTESLLRLQRTQRVWQVPELDAEHAKAFLKPWPLGSFLVIGQDPDQVLMLKTGPSSGDINTYQIQKFPGGVSLESSNLCMPDFPHLLAFLSASRDVLPRTLLLPTPTVGPGDKHSDPRRLGCIQVDTSGRVLSVVNQLYLETHGGWETETPQQTKPETGQKRSLAPRMPTPHRVSWVEESLKPEAHHTGQEVHHPERQVHYPGPEAHSLGPEVHFPSPVLEEEEEVNNDSYKDEEEGCEDMLTAHIRALASARSSYVARQYQCLRARLISDSGNPYSPGDPATELLQDVRQLLTDLQDYLAKDPDVRAVFGNRGPSIPREEDLGPAVEVALCRAVLEPLKPALWTKLRTLRAQELRRLRRRQIALRVGAGPEGQSPALRNRIHARLAHLHAACAPRRKVALLLAVCSDVYAGLAGGENKGPVLWLP; encoded by the exons ATGGCGGCTGGGGCCAAGAGATGCCCCTGGAGAGGTAGCCTGGTGACTTTTCATCCTGACTGTAGGCCTGACAGAGGCCCACTCCTCCAAAGTGGCTCTCTGAAGAATGACCCCCTGGAAAGAGAGGAAGGTGATTTCAAATGCCCCAGCCCCGCCTCTTCCCCTGCCTCCCTGGCTTCCTCTCTAGAGAACACTTTCACTTCCTGCTGCTCAGGCTCCCCTCGGAACAG TTCTTGCCCTAGCTGGAGCAGCCTTGAGTCTTGTCTTCCTCCATGCCAGAGGCCAAAGCATGGCTCACTGGTGCCTGGCAGCATGAGGCTAGCCCAGCCGGACATGGTGTCTGCAGCCACTACTGAAGAGGCCAG GCTGAGTTGGCCACTAGCAGAAGGAGCAGACAAGAGCCCACTGAGGGTCCTCAGCACGACAGAGTCACTTCTTCGActgcagaggacacagagggtgtgGCAGGTCCCCGAGCTGGACGCTGAGCATGCCAAGGCCTTTCTCAAGCCGTGGCCACTGGGG AGCTTCCTGGTCATCGGGCAGGACCCTGACCAGGTCCTGATGTTGAAGACAGGACCTTCGTCAGGAGATATCAACACCTACCAAATTCAGAAGTTTCCTGGAG GTGTGTCCCTGGAATCCTCCAACCTCTGCATGCCAGACTTTCCTCATCTCCTGGCCTTTCTGTCAGCCAGCAG GGACGTTTTGCCAAGGACTCTGCTCTTGCCCACACCTACTGTGGGGCCTGGAGATAAGCACTCAG ATCCTCGTCGACTTGGCTGCATCCAGGTGGACACCTCAGGGAGGGTGCTGTCTGTGGTGAACCAGCTCTACCTGGAGacccatggaggctgggaaacaGAAACACCGCAGCAAACAAAGCCAGAAACTGGCCAGAAACGCAGTCTAG CCCCCAGGATGCCCACTCCACACCGGGTCTCCTGGGTGGAAGAGTCTCTGAAACCGGAAGCTCACCATACTGGACAGGAAGTGCATCATCCAGAAAGACAAGTGCATTATCCTGGACCAGAAGCTCACTCTCTTGGGCCAGAAGTACACTTTCCTAGTCCTGttctagaagaggaggaagaagtgaaCAATGACAGCTACAAGGATGAAGAGGAAGGCTGCGAGGATATGCTCACTGCCCACATCCGTGCTCTGGCCAGTGCCCGGAGCAGTTATGTAGCCAGGCAGTACCAATGCCTTCGAGCACGACTCATCTCAGATTCTGGAAATCCCTACAGCCCAGGGGACCCAGCCACAGAGCTGCTTCAGGATGTACGCCAGCTCCTCACTGACCTCCAGGATTACCTGGCAAAAGACCCCGATGTCAGAGCTGTCTTTGGGAATAGGGGACCTAGCATCCCTCGGGAAGAAGATCTTG GCCCCGCTGTGGAGGTGGCCCTGTGTCGAGCGGTTCTGGAGCCCCTGAAGCCCGCCCTGTGGACCAAACTCCGAACTCTCAGAGCCCAGGAACTGCGGCGACTGCGCCGGCGCCAAATAGCCTTGAGGGTAGGAGCAGGACCCGAGGGACAGAGCCCGGCCTTGCGGAACCGTATCCACGCACGCCTCGCTCACCTGCACGCAGCGTGCGCCCCGCGCCGCAAGGTGGCGCTGTTGTTGGCGGTGTGCAGCGATGTCTATGCAGGCCTGGCTGGCGGCGAGAATAAAG GacctgtcctctggcttccttaG